From the genome of Nakamurella flavida:
CGGGCTGGCCCGCTGCATCGCCATGGTGCTGATCTGGAACGAGCTGGCCTGCGGTGACCGCGAGGCCGCCGCCGTCCTGGTCGCCATCAACTCCGTCTTCCAGGTCGTCGCGTTCGGCGCCCTGGGCTGGTTCTACCTGCAGGTGCTGCCCGGCTGGCTGGGTCTGCAGACCACCAGTGCCGTGTTCTCCGTCTGGGCGATCACCGCGAGCGTGCTGGTCTTCCTCGGCATCCCGCTGGTGGCCTGGTTCCTCACCCGCACCGTCGGGGAGCGGCGGATGGGCCGCGAGCGGTACGAGTCCCAGTTCCTGCCCCGGATCGGGCCGTGGGCGCTGTACGGGTTGCTGTTCACCATCGTCGTGCTCTTCGCGCTGCAGGGTCAGCAGATCACCTCCCGCCCCTGGGATGTCGCCCGCATCGCGCTGCCGTTGGTCGTCTACTTCCTCGTCACCTTCGGGGTCTCGTTCCTGGCCGGGCGCGCCCTGCACCTGGGCTACGCCAGGACGACCACGCTGGCGTTCACCGCCGCCGGCAACAATTTCGAGCTGGCCATCGCGGTTGCGATCGGCACGTTCGGTGTCACCTCCGGGCAGGCCCTGGCCGGGGTGGTCGGACCGCTGATCGAGGTGCCCGCCCTGGTCGCCCTGGTGTACGTCGCCCTGTGGGCCGGGCGGCGGCTGT
Proteins encoded in this window:
- the arsB gene encoding ACR3 family arsenite efflux transporter, coding for MTDISTPTPGRTGAPVLARLSTLDRFLPVWIIAAMALGLLLGRVVPGIAGVLDAVRIGSVSLPIAIGLLIMMYPVLAKVRYDETGRVTGDRRLLIASLVMNWLVGPALMFALGWLLLPDLPEYRTGLIIVGLARCIAMVLIWNELACGDREAAAVLVAINSVFQVVAFGALGWFYLQVLPGWLGLQTTSAVFSVWAITASVLVFLGIPLVAWFLTRTVGERRMGRERYESQFLPRIGPWALYGLLFTIVVLFALQGQQITSRPWDVARIALPLVVYFLVTFGVSFLAGRALHLGYARTTTLAFTAAGNNFELAIAVAIGTFGVTSGQALAGVVGPLIEVPALVALVYVALWAGRRLFPGDPTLPAATRTRR